The Panicum hallii strain FIL2 chromosome 5, PHallii_v3.1, whole genome shotgun sequence genome contains the following window.
ACTAAATGGTCAAACCTGTACACATGTGAGAATGAGTTGGAGTTTTGTAACAGCTTATAATATGTGTTTGTGTTCTTACTGGGAGCTTATCAATAGATTAATGGTACCCTGCCCTCTCATTTTATGGGTAGTAAAAAATGGGTGAATTTCTGAACTACTTATCATGGTGAATAATGCAGTTAGTTATTATCTACAGCTGTCTTTGATTTTTTTTACAAGAAAAAATTTTAGGGTTGGGTTGATACAGATCTTACATTGTTTCAGTAAACGAAGTtaatttttgttatattatCATGCTCGTTGCTCCTTTGAGCTGTCATTTAAAATCATAGGAAATAAGGTATCTTAATTTGTAAACCAGTTTGGCTCTGCACAGCATAAGTAAAATAGGAAAGTTTTGTAAAATAAAGAACAATGCATTTTGTAATATGGAGAAGTCTGGCTCGGCATGGCATAAACAAATATAGGAAGGTTGGGTAAAATATAATTCTTAATTGTTTGCTAAAGCTTTCTTTTATCAGTGGTTTACAAATTTGCTGAACTGCTAACAAAATATAGCCATAGTAACTACGGCCAAACAAGAAAAGAATAAGATGGAATTGCGCTTCAATAACACCTGTTCGTCTATTTATTGGGTGTTGCAGTATTTCTCAGTCCAATTGGAAGTGCCATCATCAAGTACATTTTCGTGTAATACTGAAAAGTCATATCTACTTGCATATATGTGAAAATGCCTGCTGATTTACGGACCATCTTTCTAGGTTGTATTGGCGCAACTTGCCCCTGTTTCCTTTTTGGAAAGAACGCACAATTCTTGGGATCTGGAACTCTTGCTGGATCATGCACTACGCATTGCATGCTTTGGGGCCTTCTTACAAGTCTCTGCTGTGTATTTACTGGAGGCCTTGTATTAGCAGTTCCTGGGTCTGCTGTTGCTTGCTATGCTTGTGGATATCGCAGTGCACTAAGAACAAAGTACAATCTTCCGGTAATGCACTTTGAACCTCTGTTTCTAATATTGAACTTACCATAGTCCAGTGTCTTTTTTAACGCTGAAATAGATGATATGACTGTTTCATAGATTATAAGGGACAAGTTTATTTTATTTATACTTTCCATCACATGGGGTTCATCAGAGACACTGTAATAGTTCAGTTAGCACTTGACAGAAAATTTAATGTGCAATTGCATTGCACGCGGTGCTGTCAATGAAATTGGATCTCTTTGTATTGAAAGAAGCAGGGCATTCTTGGCTGTGCTAACACATTTCAATTCATCATTGAGCAAAACAACCAGCCAATATTTTTAAACAAAAATGCCAGTTTCTTACTTTCAGTATCTCAGAATTGAAGCATGGGAGCTACGAAGGTTATTATAAATAAGGCACATAGTTCGTAAGTTTTACGGTGCCGATTGGGGGTTTATGTTTTGGTCAAAGTGTGTCTTTGGAACTGGATGTTTTAGAAGTCAACTTATGAGAGTGAGGTGAAAATAACCATTTTTTTATCGTCATAGGAAATCTGCTTAAGTTGATCTAGATTAGTCAGTTGCATTTCAACTGTATGAGTTTCAGTATTCTACTCCCATCCACATCATTATGAATTATGTTTCTCTGTCGGTGCAGTGATGCTTTATGTCTTTTCATGAAATCAAATATTGCTCACTCCAAAATATTTATCTTGTGTAGGAAGCACCCTGTGGTGATTTGACGACACATTTGTTCTGTCACCTGTGCGCCATATGCCAGGAGTACAGGGAGATCCGGGAGAGAACAGGCAGTAGCTCCTCTTCAGCTCCTAACGTAACTCCACCTCCAGTTCAGACAATGGATGAATTTTGATACTAATTGATTGTATGAATGTATCCTCTCAATCTGACAAATCATTGGTGGGTGGATGCGACCTGGTGCTAACTTGGCCTGCCACATTTTTATTCTTGTGCTCCCAAAGGGTTTCTATGAGGTTTGGTAGGGGTGCAAATTGGTGGTTCTTAGATGCATCTCCAACcctctttagttcaaatattTGCGCTACTTTACTAAAATAGAGTCTCATTTTGGAGAAGCAGTACAAATATTCGAACTAAAGGGGATTGGAGGTGCACCTAAGAGTCACCAATTTACACCCTAAGGTTTGGTTTCAGAGTTGTTGTATAGGTTACTGTTGAAGTAGTGAACCACTGACAGTTCACAGAAGTTGTAAACGAAGCTGTATCACGGGACTGTAGCAGAAGAGTTACATGTAACATTTTTCCATATGTATTGGCGGGAGGTTGAGAAGGGAATATATGGTTGTCTTGTAGAATGTTCTTTTGTATTTGTTGCTTGCAAGTGTTATGTTCTCAAATAGCCGAAGTGCTAACTGCCTGCAGATGAACTTTTTTGTTGAGAGAGTGGTCATATAAATTTCagattattttaaatttttggtTGCATAGCACAAGTAAACTCTTCAAATTACATGGCACATATATATAACGTCGGTCACTATTTTATTCTGCTGTTCCTGTACACAATAGTGTTCAGTTCCCTCTTCCTCGGGTATCCATCTATCACTCAGCCAGAGGGTTCACCACATGCCCAAGGAACAGCACgacgccgctcctcctctccacgATGGCGAACAAGAACGGCCGGTCCGCCACGAAGTCCACCGGTGGCCGCGGTGCTCTTGCACACTCCTGAATGCACACGGCCGTGGCCGCCGCGGCTACGGTTCCCAGCTCGTCCACCTCTATGGTGGCCTTGTGGTACACTCCTGAGATGGAAAGCCCGTTTCCTCCGGCCACCATGCCGGAGAAGTCGCCGCCTCCGAAGGCTCTGGTGACTCCCAGCTCCTGCATGTCCACCGACGCCTCGAACTCGAACGTGAACTTGAACTTCGGGACCATGAACCGCCCCACCGGGACCTCGTCCGAAGGCGTGTGTTTCCTGATGAACCCCGGCGTCGAGACGGCCTTGTCGTAGAGATCGTCGATCCCAAGAGCCTCGCCGTCGGGGAGGAGCAGAAGCATGTAGAACGCAGCttggcgcgcgccgccgccgatctTGTAGGGCATGTTAAGCGCCTTGAAGCCGGGGAACACGGCGACCCGCTGCTCCTTGAACCCAAATAGGCTCGCGGTCATGAACGGCGCGCGCACGGTGTCGCCGCCGGGGAGATGGAACGGCGCGGCGAAGGTTCTCGACGGGTCGAACGGCCG
Protein-coding sequences here:
- the LOC112895366 gene encoding cell number regulator 5; translated protein: MAGKGSYVPPQYIPLYGLDTEEDRVPAVEENNTAHHNKLTRDPTQWSSGICACFDDPQSCCIGATCPCFLFGKNAQFLGSGTLAGSCTTHCMLWGLLTSLCCVFTGGLVLAVPGSAVACYACGYRSALRTKYNLPEAPCGDLTTHLFCHLCAICQEYREIRERTGSSSSSAPNVTPPPVQTMDEF